In Halobaculum limi, one DNA window encodes the following:
- a CDS encoding rubrerythrin-like domain-containing protein: MADVRYGNHQQIMTTIPNSGSEATLYVCRDCGDGIEDPTDTNTCPRCGGPLVNSTVPHD, encoded by the coding sequence ATGGCTGACGTGCGGTACGGCAACCACCAACAGATAATGACAACCATACCCAACTCCGGTTCAGAGGCAACACTGTACGTATGCCGTGATTGTGGAGACGGCATCGAAGATCCCACCGACACGAACACCTGTCCACGCTGCGGCGGACCGCTCGTAAACAGTACTGTCCCGCACGATTAG
- a CDS encoding DUF7563 family protein, with protein MPECNKCGAFVTSRFARVLGDNEDDSYGCRSCLSATALVEGAASRDTS; from the coding sequence ATGCCAGAATGCAACAAGTGCGGTGCGTTTGTAACGTCACGATTTGCCCGTGTCCTCGGGGACAACGAGGACGACAGCTACGGCTGCCGCAGCTGTCTGTCAGCCACCGCACTGGTCGAAGGAGCTGCGTCACGGGATACTTCGTGA
- a CDS encoding NAD-dependent succinate-semialdehyde dehydrogenase, which translates to MDVVDPSTGERIETYADHTQSDVEAALDRANAAFEDWRLRPVREREELLAAAGEVLRENKRKYAETMTREMGKPVSQALAEVEKCAWGCDHYAEHASAYLEPEGHPSPPGAAVETVYEPLGPVLAVMPWNFPFWQVFRFAAPSLTAGNVGLLKHASNVPGCSMAIEEVFREAGYPEGVFQSLLIPSDLVEGVLADDRVRAATLTGSGPAGRAVASTAGEYLKKTVLELGGSDPFIVLDDADISAAAEIGARARNQNGGQSCIAAKRFIVHTDVYQAFLDKFTEVVSSLTVGDPMDEETDVGPQARQDLLEDLHGQVEASVEVGARVVTGGVSLDRQGAYYPPTILTEVPEGCPVDAEETFGPVAAVYEVPDENAAIVKANDTEFGLGASIWTEDRERGERLARQIDTGNVFVNQLVKSDPRVPFGGVKESGYGRELSNAGIMEFVNRKTVWVE; encoded by the coding sequence AGTCGACCCGTCGACTGGCGAGCGAATCGAAACGTACGCGGACCACACCCAGTCGGATGTCGAAGCAGCGCTCGACCGGGCGAATGCAGCGTTCGAAGACTGGCGCCTTCGGCCGGTTCGGGAACGCGAAGAACTGCTTGCGGCTGCCGGTGAGGTGCTGCGAGAGAACAAGCGCAAGTACGCCGAAACGATGACCCGCGAGATGGGAAAACCGGTCTCGCAAGCCCTCGCAGAGGTCGAAAAGTGCGCGTGGGGCTGTGATCACTACGCGGAACACGCGAGCGCGTATCTGGAACCCGAGGGACACCCCAGTCCACCGGGGGCGGCGGTCGAGACCGTGTACGAACCACTGGGGCCGGTCCTCGCAGTAATGCCGTGGAACTTCCCGTTCTGGCAGGTGTTCAGGTTCGCCGCCCCCTCGCTGACGGCGGGCAACGTCGGGTTGCTGAAACACGCCTCCAACGTCCCCGGCTGTTCGATGGCAATCGAGGAGGTGTTTCGTGAGGCTGGCTACCCCGAAGGGGTCTTCCAGTCACTGTTGATCCCGTCGGATCTCGTTGAGGGGGTCCTCGCGGACGACCGCGTTCGGGCCGCGACACTGACCGGCAGTGGACCGGCTGGGAGGGCTGTCGCGTCGACAGCGGGCGAGTACCTCAAGAAGACTGTGCTGGAACTCGGCGGAAGCGACCCGTTCATCGTCCTCGACGACGCCGATATCTCGGCTGCTGCGGAGATCGGTGCTCGGGCGCGCAACCAGAACGGTGGGCAGTCATGTATCGCAGCCAAGCGATTCATCGTTCACACGGACGTGTACCAAGCGTTCCTCGACAAGTTCACCGAAGTGGTGTCGTCACTCACGGTTGGCGATCCGATGGACGAGGAGACCGACGTCGGTCCACAGGCCCGTCAAGATCTCCTAGAAGACCTCCACGGACAGGTCGAGGCGAGCGTCGAGGTGGGCGCACGGGTCGTCACGGGTGGTGTGTCCCTCGATCGGCAGGGTGCGTACTATCCCCCGACAATTCTCACAGAAGTCCCGGAGGGATGCCCTGTCGACGCCGAGGAGACGTTCGGGCCCGTCGCCGCCGTCTATGAGGTCCCGGACGAAAACGCGGCGATCGTGAAAGCGAACGACACCGAGTTCGGTCTGGGTGCGAGCATCTGGACCGAAGACCGCGAGCGCGGCGAGCGCCTCGCTCGACAGATCGACACCGGTAACGTGTTCGTGAATCAGCTGGTGAAGTCCGACCCACGAGTCCCGTTCGGCGGAGTCAAGGAGTCTGGCTACGGCCGCGAACTCTCCAATGCGGGCATCATGGAGTTCGTCAATCGCAAGACCGTCTGGGTGGAATGA
- a CDS encoding TrmB family transcriptional regulator: MSNNPDEDPQSVAIQQLERFGLSAYAARTFVALASLGTGTARDVSQVSEVPRTRVYDAIDELHDRGLVDVLQSSPKQFWAISAETASRTFEHELQHRTELLRTALTELESLEQRSEQRGVWTVNGQTPVTERVLEFFASAEEEIVYMTVEDLLTEDLIEGLAEAAKRGVSIKLAGVSTDVQERIQDDIPGATMFESLWVWSDTSAGRLMMVDGRKTLVSALVNGTDASPTDPRSETAIWGEGDANSLVVVLKAIFTWQLDAENQT, translated from the coding sequence ATGAGCAACAATCCAGACGAGGACCCACAGTCCGTCGCGATCCAGCAGCTCGAACGGTTCGGCTTGAGTGCCTACGCCGCGCGGACATTCGTCGCGCTTGCTAGCCTCGGCACGGGGACAGCCAGAGACGTCAGCCAAGTATCGGAGGTGCCACGCACCCGAGTATACGACGCGATCGACGAGTTACACGACCGGGGACTCGTCGATGTCCTCCAATCCTCGCCCAAGCAGTTCTGGGCGATCTCCGCCGAGACCGCGAGTCGGACGTTCGAACACGAACTACAGCACCGCACGGAACTCCTTCGGACGGCGCTGACGGAACTCGAATCACTCGAACAACGATCCGAGCAGCGCGGCGTCTGGACGGTAAACGGGCAGACGCCAGTAACGGAACGCGTCCTGGAGTTCTTCGCGAGTGCGGAAGAGGAGATCGTCTACATGACCGTCGAGGACCTCCTCACCGAGGACCTGATCGAGGGGTTGGCCGAGGCCGCAAAGCGGGGCGTGTCGATCAAGCTCGCCGGAGTGTCGACGGATGTCCAGGAACGCATTCAGGACGATATCCCCGGCGCGACGATGTTCGAGTCGCTGTGGGTCTGGTCGGATACGTCGGCAGGCCGACTCATGATGGTCGACGGTCGGAAGACACTCGTGAGTGCGCTCGTCAACGGTACCGACGCGAGTCCGACCGATCCACGGTCGGAGACCGCCATCTGGGGCGAGGGCGACGCGAACAGTCTGGTCGTGGTTCTGAAGGCGATCTTCACCTGGCAACTCGACGCGGAGAATCAAACATGA
- a CDS encoding universal stress protein, with protein MISRLLVPMDDSEMAQQALEYALENHPEAEITVLHVEGGPSVMGGAATALALEEDPEEAAEEHSKAVFEEARELATEYDVDITTEVQMGHPARAILNRADDFDAIVLGSHSGSLVDRLIVGNVAQKVVRQSPIPVIVAR; from the coding sequence GTGATATCACGGCTTCTCGTCCCGATGGATGACTCGGAGATGGCCCAGCAAGCGCTCGAGTACGCTCTCGAGAACCATCCCGAGGCGGAGATCACGGTCTTGCATGTCGAGGGCGGACCGTCAGTGATGGGGGGAGCAGCCACAGCACTCGCTCTCGAAGAGGACCCGGAAGAGGCCGCCGAAGAGCACTCGAAGGCGGTATTCGAGGAGGCCCGGGAACTCGCCACCGAGTACGATGTAGACATTACCACCGAAGTTCAGATGGGTCATCCGGCCCGGGCGATTTTGAACAGAGCCGACGACTTCGATGCAATCGTACTCGGTAGCCACAGTGGTTCGTTAGTCGATCGGCTGATCGTCGGGAACGTCGCCCAGAAGGTGGTCCGCCAGTCGCCCATCCCGGTAATCGTCGCCCGGTGA
- a CDS encoding inorganic phosphate transporter, producing the protein MVSTLVVVGLLVAAFVGFNIGGSSTGVAFGPAVGSRLVRKATAATLFTLFAFLGAWTVGRNVIATMSDGIVPAVQFSPLATVGVLFFTGLALLLSNLYGVPASTSMTAVGAIVGLGLATDSLNEALMFTIVSAWIVAPLLGFATGAIVGRYLYPQLEAQMSFTRFERHLVQLDRSGRVPRLHLNTNAAPRDLVGSFLVIAIACYMGFSAGASNAANAVAPLVGNGSITIEQGIVLAVAAIGLGGFTIARRTLATVSDGITDLPILAALVVSSIGATIITVLSYLGIPASLAVSTTCCIIGLGWGRASRAATLAEIATRRTERELAARLTTGALAASTGSDDEPTSPTIGELASSTAGERTGRRDRDRPVPPIGEEHIDELSAESLFDPAATRRIVILWILAPSLSVVGSYLLFSLLL; encoded by the coding sequence ATGGTATCTACACTCGTTGTCGTGGGGTTGCTCGTGGCTGCCTTCGTCGGATTCAACATTGGTGGGTCGTCGACCGGTGTCGCGTTCGGACCGGCCGTCGGGAGTCGCCTCGTCAGAAAGGCCACTGCCGCAACCCTGTTCACGCTCTTCGCGTTTCTGGGTGCGTGGACGGTCGGTCGGAACGTCATCGCCACCATGAGCGACGGCATCGTTCCAGCGGTGCAGTTCTCGCCACTAGCGACTGTCGGTGTGCTGTTCTTCACCGGGCTGGCACTCTTGCTCTCGAATCTGTACGGGGTTCCCGCCTCGACGTCGATGACTGCCGTGGGTGCGATCGTCGGGCTCGGTCTGGCAACGGACTCGCTCAACGAGGCGTTGATGTTCACGATCGTCTCCGCGTGGATCGTTGCGCCACTCCTCGGATTCGCGACTGGTGCCATCGTCGGCCGATATCTGTACCCCCAGTTAGAGGCCCAGATGTCGTTCACGCGCTTCGAGCGGCACCTCGTCCAGCTCGATCGCTCGGGGAGGGTTCCGCGCCTCCACCTCAATACGAACGCAGCCCCCCGGGACCTCGTCGGCTCGTTTCTGGTCATTGCAATCGCGTGTTACATGGGGTTCAGTGCAGGGGCCTCGAACGCCGCAAATGCCGTCGCACCGCTCGTCGGCAACGGGTCGATCACCATCGAGCAAGGCATCGTGCTCGCCGTCGCTGCCATCGGCCTCGGTGGGTTCACCATCGCCCGGCGGACGCTGGCGACGGTTAGTGACGGAATCACCGACCTACCAATTCTGGCCGCACTCGTCGTCTCGAGCATCGGGGCGACCATCATCACCGTCCTCTCGTATCTCGGTATTCCGGCGAGTCTCGCGGTGAGCACGACCTGCTGTATCATCGGACTCGGTTGGGGACGAGCGAGTCGCGCCGCCACGCTCGCGGAGATCGCCACCCGACGTACCGAGCGTGAGTTGGCTGCGAGGCTCACAACGGGTGCGCTCGCGGCGTCTACGGGGTCGGATGACGAACCGACCAGCCCGACCATCGGCGAACTGGCGAGCAGTACGGCTGGCGAGCGGACGGGGCGACGGGACAGAGACAGACCGGTTCCCCCGATCGGGGAGGAACACATCGACGAACTCAGCGCAGAGAGCTTATTCGACCCGGCCGCCACACGCCGAATCGTCATCCTCTGGATCCTCGCACCCTCGCTCTCGGTCGTCGGCTCCTATCTCCTCTTCAGTTTGCTCCTGTAG
- a CDS encoding HalOD1 output domain-containing protein yields the protein MTTSNRGDDDYRGADADGVIRTKFDWSSVTPSIAVIEAVAIAADREPTALDPLQGAVDTDALNTLLTPARVTRGITTVSFEFAGRTVTVQSDGEVVVRPDESRHESE from the coding sequence ATGACGACATCCAATCGAGGAGACGATGACTACCGGGGCGCCGACGCGGACGGTGTCATTCGAACCAAGTTCGACTGGTCGTCGGTGACCCCGAGCATCGCGGTCATCGAGGCCGTCGCAATCGCGGCAGATCGTGAGCCCACGGCACTCGACCCGTTACAGGGGGCGGTCGACACAGATGCGCTAAATACGCTCCTGACCCCCGCGAGGGTCACTCGAGGCATCACGACCGTGTCCTTCGAGTTCGCTGGCCGTACGGTCACTGTCCAGAGCGATGGGGAGGTCGTCGTCCGGCCGGACGAGTCGCGACACGAATCGGAGTGA
- a CDS encoding DUF7344 domain-containing protein, which translates to MTTDSLDACLHLVADRNRRRVIHHLRHEATGTLTVDELVDQFHSSGSDSKDGPPQDREELAIQLHHVHLPKLAEHGVVEFEHRSGAIRYHTDEQVEAVLDSLLESVSVTTP; encoded by the coding sequence ATGACGACCGACAGTCTCGACGCGTGTCTCCACCTTGTCGCCGACCGGAACCGACGTCGGGTCATCCATCACTTGCGCCACGAGGCTACCGGGACCCTGACGGTTGACGAACTCGTCGATCAGTTCCACAGTAGTGGTTCTGACTCCAAAGACGGGCCACCGCAGGACCGAGAGGAACTCGCCATCCAACTACACCACGTCCACCTGCCGAAGTTGGCAGAGCACGGCGTCGTCGAATTCGAACACAGAAGCGGGGCTATCCGGTACCATACTGACGAACAGGTCGAGGCGGTGCTCGACTCGCTCCTGGAAAGCGTGTCGGTGACGACCCCCTGA
- a CDS encoding acetolactate synthase large subunit has translation MMKASDLLVRCLETEGVEYVFGLPGEELEALLFSLRDSDIQFIPVRHEQGAAFMADVHGRLTGEAGVCLSTLGPGATNLLTGVADAHLDKSPLVAITGQGGLERLHQESHQALDIVHMFEPVVKWNTQITEAEIIPESVRKAFKLAEYEKPGATHLEFPEDVAAQALDAEPLPTRPRVRRAAPDERSLDRAVELLEDADTPLVLAGNGAVRTSTANRLRELVDHAGMPVVATYMGKGAVSDRLENSLMTLGSGPQSEASTAISRADCVLAVGYDIAEHDPRSWNTDLDKAIIHVDHEPAEVYRHYNPDVEIVADISTVLRELRLHLDSASGPEWCQDLRERIVADVQRKPESDDPFSVKRTLPFLRETMADEDILLSDVGSHKMAIAQSFPTYEPNTCIISNGLASMGIAVPGGIAADLATDANVVVATGDGGFLMNAAEIETATRLDLGYTIVVFNDDDYGLISENQVAHTGEQFGTELTNPDFERFAESFGIESYRPETWGEVETVFKRVVPANEMSLVEITLG, from the coding sequence ATGATGAAGGCATCCGATCTCCTCGTCAGATGCCTCGAAACAGAGGGTGTCGAGTACGTGTTCGGGCTCCCGGGGGAAGAACTCGAGGCCCTGCTGTTCTCACTCCGCGATTCGGACATCCAGTTCATCCCGGTGCGACACGAACAAGGTGCGGCGTTCATGGCCGACGTTCACGGTCGGTTGACGGGCGAAGCCGGTGTCTGCCTCTCGACGCTGGGACCGGGTGCCACGAACCTTCTCACGGGCGTCGCGGACGCCCATCTCGACAAGTCCCCGCTCGTCGCGATTACGGGACAAGGTGGGCTCGAACGCCTCCACCAGGAGAGCCACCAGGCCCTCGACATCGTCCACATGTTCGAGCCGGTCGTGAAGTGGAACACACAGATCACCGAGGCCGAGATTATCCCGGAGTCGGTACGCAAGGCGTTCAAGCTCGCCGAGTATGAGAAACCCGGTGCGACCCACCTCGAGTTTCCCGAGGACGTGGCAGCCCAAGCGCTCGATGCAGAGCCGCTCCCAACTCGGCCACGTGTGCGACGGGCTGCCCCCGACGAGCGGTCGCTCGACCGCGCCGTCGAACTCCTCGAGGACGCAGACACCCCGCTGGTGTTAGCCGGTAACGGTGCCGTCCGAACGTCGACCGCGAATCGGTTGCGCGAACTGGTCGACCACGCAGGGATGCCCGTCGTCGCGACGTACATGGGAAAGGGGGCGGTCTCGGATCGGCTCGAGAATTCGCTGATGACGCTCGGCTCCGGACCGCAGTCCGAGGCGTCGACGGCGATCTCCCGGGCCGACTGTGTACTCGCAGTCGGCTACGACATCGCTGAACACGACCCTCGCTCGTGGAACACCGACCTCGATAAGGCCATTATCCACGTCGATCACGAACCTGCAGAAGTATACCGACACTACAATCCGGACGTGGAAATCGTCGCGGACATCTCGACGGTCCTCCGAGAGCTACGGCTGCATCTCGATTCCGCGTCTGGACCGGAGTGGTGTCAGGACCTGCGCGAGCGGATCGTCGCGGACGTGCAACGAAAACCCGAATCTGACGACCCGTTTTCGGTGAAACGGACGCTCCCGTTCCTCCGGGAGACGATGGCTGACGAAGACATTCTGCTCTCTGACGTCGGGAGTCACAAGATGGCGATCGCACAGAGTTTCCCCACCTACGAGCCCAACACGTGCATCATATCGAACGGATTGGCAAGTATGGGAATCGCTGTCCCCGGCGGAATCGCTGCCGATCTTGCAACCGATGCGAACGTCGTCGTCGCGACCGGCGACGGTGGGTTTCTGATGAATGCGGCCGAAATCGAGACGGCCACCCGCCTCGACCTCGGGTATACGATCGTCGTGTTCAACGACGACGACTACGGCCTCATCTCGGAGAACCAGGTCGCACACACCGGTGAACAGTTCGGAACCGAACTGACGAACCCTGACTTCGAGCGATTCGCCGAGAGCTTCGGAATCGAGAGCTACCGGCCAGAGACGTGGGGAGAGGTCGAGACAGTCTTCAAACGTGTTGTTCCTGCGAACGAGATGTCCCTGGTCGAAATCACGCTTGGGTAG
- a CDS encoding HalOD1 output domain-containing protein, which yields MEYEIGADESVSTAVLRAVSAVEGREPRTLRPLADVVDPAALDTLFDPRYDGTPRTGGRLSFVYNECYITVDNGEYLTLQLLEDRLCDERTQEPSASCIW from the coding sequence GTGGAGTACGAAATCGGGGCGGATGAATCGGTCAGCACGGCCGTCTTACGCGCGGTGAGCGCAGTCGAAGGCCGTGAACCACGCACCCTCCGACCGCTGGCAGATGTCGTTGATCCCGCTGCGTTAGATACGTTGTTCGACCCGCGATACGACGGAACACCTCGGACGGGTGGGCGGCTCTCGTTCGTCTACAACGAGTGTTACATCACGGTCGACAATGGCGAGTATCTCACTCTCCAGTTGCTCGAAGACCGTCTCTGCGACGAACGTACTCAAGAACCCTCTGCTAGTTGCATCTGGTGA
- a CDS encoding TrmB family transcriptional regulator — protein MTTTDSLEDAVEVLQQLGLKEYEARCFVGLSRLHTGTAKRLSEMTEVPRTRVYDAIRVLEAQGLVEIQHSSPQQFRAVPLEEATETLRDQYEARVERLHDALDTVEIVDEDDETPVQQVWAMSGRDGIENRTNQLIEKASEEIVLVLGDESLLTDELVARLNDVGRGVDLLIGALTESLQDQIQTAVPDATTFISGLEWLHGEDVTEDETAIGRLLLADRSTILVSSIMPESKEERAVFGEGFGNGLVVIARRLMAQGLLTARDPKQ, from the coding sequence ATGACTACGACTGATAGTTTGGAGGACGCCGTCGAAGTCCTCCAGCAACTCGGCTTGAAAGAATACGAGGCGCGATGCTTCGTCGGCCTGTCCCGCCTCCACACGGGCACAGCAAAGCGATTGAGCGAGATGACGGAGGTTCCCCGAACGCGGGTGTACGATGCGATTCGTGTGCTGGAGGCGCAAGGCCTGGTCGAGATCCAGCATTCCAGTCCGCAGCAGTTCCGGGCGGTTCCGCTCGAGGAGGCGACCGAGACCCTCCGGGACCAGTACGAAGCCCGCGTCGAGCGACTCCACGATGCGCTGGACACGGTCGAAATCGTCGACGAAGACGATGAGACCCCCGTCCAGCAGGTGTGGGCGATGTCCGGGCGCGACGGGATCGAAAATCGGACGAACCAACTCATCGAGAAAGCGTCCGAAGAGATCGTGCTGGTACTGGGTGACGAGTCTCTGCTGACCGACGAGCTCGTTGCCAGGCTCAACGACGTCGGTCGCGGGGTCGATCTCCTCATCGGCGCACTGACGGAGTCGCTTCAAGACCAGATCCAGACGGCCGTGCCGGACGCAACGACGTTCATCTCTGGCTTAGAGTGGCTCCACGGCGAGGATGTTACTGAAGACGAAACGGCAATCGGCCGGCTCCTTCTGGCCGACCGTTCGACGATTCTCGTGAGTTCGATCATGCCCGAGAGCAAGGAGGAACGAGCAGTCTTCGGCGAAGGGTTCGGGAACGGTCTCGTCGTCATCGCCAGACGGCTCATGGCTCAGGGGTTGTTGACCGCTCGTGACCCCAAGCAATGA
- a CDS encoding universal stress protein, whose translation MFVAAMIGTRDIEVTLYHVTDSEDATAVGHSMLEEAAEHLREGGLDAAAITEAVVVSETPIQSIATAATDHDAVVMGERAPSLRTFLFGEAAEQVAVHSLGPVVVVRRERNHTA comes from the coding sequence ATGTTCGTCGCGGCGATGATCGGGACACGCGACATTGAGGTGACGCTCTATCACGTCACGGACTCGGAGGATGCGACTGCAGTCGGGCACTCGATGTTGGAGGAAGCGGCCGAGCACCTCCGTGAAGGAGGCCTCGACGCTGCTGCGATCACGGAAGCCGTGGTCGTCTCCGAGACGCCGATCCAATCCATCGCGACAGCCGCGACCGATCACGATGCCGTGGTCATGGGGGAACGCGCTCCATCGCTTCGCACCTTCCTCTTCGGGGAGGCCGCCGAACAGGTTGCGGTTCACTCTCTCGGTCCGGTTGTCGTTGTCCGTCGCGAACGGAACCACACCGCCTAG
- a CDS encoding SPFH domain-containing protein: MYDPTPLQVSTLGFAIVGLLVLVLAIVTVSQMVRFVDAYDKQALTVFGEYRGLLEPGLNFVPPFVSRTHTFDMRTQTMDVPRQEAITRDNSPVTADAVVYLRVMDAKKAFLEVEDYKTAVSNLAQTTLRAVIGDMELDDTLNKRQEINARIRKELDEPTDEWGIRVESVEVREVNPSQEVQQAMEQQTGAERRRRATILEAQGERRSAVENAEGDKQSNIIRAQGEKQSQILEAQGDAISTVLRAKSAESMGERAIIDKGMETLEAIGRGESTTFILPQELTSLVGRYGKHLTGSDVATNEQRLDSQGFDAETRELIGLDDIKEILGEIDKAAEMDVEELEQQAKAVKDGAPTSKGADHAGDGA, translated from the coding sequence ATGTACGACCCGACCCCGCTACAGGTCTCCACTCTCGGGTTCGCGATAGTCGGCCTGCTGGTACTGGTGCTGGCAATCGTAACGGTCTCGCAGATGGTGCGGTTCGTCGACGCGTACGATAAACAGGCGCTCACCGTGTTCGGCGAGTATCGCGGCTTGCTCGAGCCGGGCCTCAACTTCGTTCCCCCGTTCGTCTCGCGCACGCACACGTTCGATATGCGTACTCAGACGATGGACGTGCCCCGACAGGAGGCGATTACGCGGGACAACTCTCCCGTTACAGCGGACGCCGTCGTCTATCTCCGTGTGATGGATGCGAAGAAGGCGTTCCTGGAGGTCGAAGACTACAAGACGGCAGTCTCGAACCTCGCCCAGACCACGCTCCGGGCAGTCATTGGCGACATGGAACTGGACGACACGCTGAACAAGCGCCAGGAGATCAACGCTCGCATTCGTAAGGAGCTCGACGAACCGACCGACGAATGGGGAATCCGCGTCGAGTCAGTCGAAGTCCGAGAGGTCAACCCCAGTCAAGAGGTTCAACAGGCGATGGAACAGCAAACCGGCGCGGAACGGAGACGCCGAGCCACGATCCTCGAAGCGCAGGGCGAACGCCGGAGTGCAGTCGAGAACGCCGAAGGGGACAAGCAGTCGAACATCATTCGAGCGCAAGGTGAAAAACAGAGCCAGATCCTCGAGGCACAGGGTGATGCGATCTCGACGGTGCTGCGGGCGAAGTCCGCCGAATCGATGGGCGAGCGCGCGATCATCGACAAAGGAATGGAAACGCTCGAAGCGATCGGTCGGGGGGAGTCGACGACGTTCATCCTCCCCCAGGAACTCACCTCGCTGGTGGGTCGCTACGGCAAACACCTCACGGGGAGCGACGTGGCGACCAATGAGCAAAGGCTGGATAGCCAGGGATTCGACGCCGAGACCCGCGAACTCATCGGACTCGACGACATCAAGGAGATCCTCGGCGAGATCGACAAGGCCGCCGAGATGGACGTCGAAGAGCTGGAACAGCAGGCCAAGGCGGTCAAGGACGGGGCCCCCACCTCCAAGGGTGCAGATCACGCCGGTGACGGAGCATGA
- a CDS encoding AI-2E family transporter, whose product MTGQRDPRHWLSNHVGLSILAVVSGVLGLLFVFTQLQYILLAIILAYVLAPAQRTLERHTSAATAALTLISLSVVVLFIPVAYILTVAIQQGLGLLTALQEGEVSLDIVQARLETIGYVIDFDLLYATYQEPIASGLQRLATGAVIVIGGLPGVLIGLTVTVFVLFALLRDGEQFLTWLQSIVPLSDPVERELLRELDALMWASVIGNVAVAAVQAVLLGIGLALVGMPGVVFLTVATFVLTLLPLVGAFGVWLPVSGYLFAIGRPITAVLFFVYGSVVSASDLYLRPAIINRSGAINVATIVVGIFGGIVLFGAIGLFVGPVVLGGSKIVLDLFAQERADPTVER is encoded by the coding sequence ATGACTGGACAGAGAGACCCTCGACATTGGTTATCGAACCATGTTGGACTGTCGATCTTGGCGGTCGTGAGTGGGGTTCTCGGCCTCCTTTTCGTTTTCACACAGCTTCAGTATATCCTGCTCGCGATCATCCTCGCATACGTCCTCGCACCCGCACAACGGACGCTCGAGCGTCACACGAGCGCAGCTACAGCCGCCCTCACCCTCATCTCGCTTTCGGTAGTTGTCCTCTTCATCCCGGTCGCCTATATCCTCACAGTCGCAATTCAGCAGGGACTGGGGCTGCTAACCGCCCTCCAGGAAGGTGAAGTCAGTCTCGACATCGTTCAGGCTCGACTCGAAACCATCGGCTACGTGATCGATTTCGACCTGTTGTACGCGACCTATCAAGAGCCGATCGCGAGCGGGTTGCAGCGTCTCGCAACCGGCGCGGTAATCGTCATCGGCGGTCTCCCTGGAGTGCTCATCGGACTCACCGTGACGGTCTTCGTACTCTTTGCGTTGTTGCGAGACGGTGAACAGTTCCTCACGTGGTTGCAGTCGATCGTCCCGCTCTCTGATCCTGTGGAACGAGAACTTCTTCGGGAACTTGACGCCCTTATGTGGGCGTCAGTTATCGGGAACGTCGCCGTCGCGGCGGTCCAGGCGGTACTCCTCGGCATCGGATTGGCGCTCGTTGGCATGCCCGGGGTTGTGTTCTTGACCGTGGCGACATTCGTGCTCACGTTGCTCCCACTCGTTGGGGCATTCGGTGTCTGGCTTCCGGTTTCGGGGTACCTGTTCGCGATCGGTCGCCCCATTACCGCGGTACTGTTTTTCGTCTACGGGTCGGTGGTCAGCGCCTCGGACCTCTATCTTCGACCGGCGATCATCAACCGGAGCGGGGCGATCAACGTCGCGACCATCGTCGTGGGTATCTTCGGGGGAATCGTTCTGTTCGGGGCCATCGGCCTGTTCGTCGGCCCTGTCGTACTCGGCGGCTCAAAGATCGTCCTTGACCTGTTTGCCCAGGAGCGAGCGGACCCGACCGTCGAACGATAG